In a genomic window of Pedobacter sp. KBS0701:
- the rnc gene encoding ribonuclease III: MPILKLYKLYLSPEKEFVKKLKNILGFVPGNVTLYKMAFRHRSAAKILKNGSRSSNERLEFLGDAVLGSVIAELLFKHYPYKEEGFLTEMRSKIVNRANLNQLAKKIGFDKLIQFDQRSVSIQTKHNSMLGDAFEAIIGAIYMDKGYNFTKEFLLRRIVKPHIDIHTLELTETNFKSKLIEWCQRHGKDVMFELAENGEGESAKLFTISAIVEGEKYGTGRDYNKKNAEKLAAEKACEALSI, encoded by the coding sequence ATGCCGATATTAAAATTATATAAACTCTATCTCTCTCCTGAAAAGGAGTTTGTTAAAAAGCTGAAAAACATTTTAGGCTTTGTTCCAGGCAATGTTACGCTCTATAAAATGGCGTTCAGACATCGTTCTGCTGCAAAAATTCTAAAAAATGGAAGCAGGAGTAGCAACGAGCGCCTGGAATTTTTAGGCGACGCTGTTCTGGGTTCGGTAATAGCAGAGCTCCTTTTTAAACACTATCCCTATAAAGAAGAAGGGTTTTTAACCGAAATGCGTTCTAAGATTGTAAACCGGGCTAATTTAAACCAGTTGGCAAAAAAAATTGGTTTTGATAAGCTTATTCAGTTTGATCAACGATCAGTAAGCATACAAACCAAACACAATTCGATGCTGGGTGATGCTTTTGAAGCCATTATTGGTGCCATCTACATGGATAAAGGATACAATTTTACCAAAGAATTTTTATTGCGCAGAATTGTAAAACCTCATATCGATATCCACACCTTAGAGCTCACAGAAACGAATTTCAAAAGCAAACTTATTGAATGGTGCCAACGCCATGGTAAGGATGTAATGTTCGAACTGGCGGAAAATGGTGAAGGGGAAAGTGCCAAACTATTTACCATTAGCGCGATTGTTGAAGGTGAAAAATATGGTACAGGAAGAGATTACAATAAGAAAAACGCAGAGAAATTAGCAGCTGAAAAAGCTTGTGAAGCGTTGAGTATATAG
- a CDS encoding YicC/YloC family endoribonuclease: protein MTGYGLATADYANAKYSVEIKSLNSKFLELNLKYPKAFSDKELILRNICSKDIERGKVSLSINVERTNGEVTGATINTALLSHYYKQLVDVNNELGADSSNLLQTALTFPDVISYKEESVSEDEWNHLFQIFNSALTNFNKFREDEGAVLKADLELRIKNILSYFKSVEELEPKRISAIRDKFTQFLDDAVGKVNIDQNRFEQELIYYIDKIDITEEKTRLKSHCDYFLQTLASKEANGKKMGFISQEIGREINTMGAKANDARMQQFVVGMKEELEKIKEQLLNVL from the coding sequence ATGACAGGATACGGCTTAGCAACAGCCGATTATGCAAACGCAAAGTATAGTGTCGAAATCAAATCGCTCAACAGTAAATTTCTGGAGCTGAATTTAAAATATCCTAAAGCTTTTTCTGATAAAGAGTTGATTCTGCGCAACATCTGCAGTAAAGACATCGAAAGAGGAAAGGTAAGTTTAAGCATCAATGTAGAACGCACCAATGGCGAAGTTACAGGTGCAACCATTAATACCGCATTATTAAGTCACTATTACAAGCAGCTTGTTGACGTTAACAATGAACTAGGTGCTGACAGCAGTAACTTATTGCAAACAGCATTAACCTTTCCTGACGTAATTAGTTATAAGGAAGAAAGTGTGAGTGAGGATGAGTGGAACCATTTATTCCAGATTTTCAACTCGGCTTTAACCAATTTCAATAAATTCAGAGAAGATGAAGGCGCTGTTTTAAAGGCTGATTTAGAGCTGAGAATTAAAAACATTCTTTCTTATTTCAAATCTGTTGAGGAACTGGAGCCTAAGAGAATTTCGGCTATCCGCGATAAATTTACCCAGTTTTTGGATGATGCAGTAGGCAAAGTAAATATCGATCAGAACCGTTTCGAACAGGAATTGATTTATTACATCGATAAAATTGATATTACTGAAGAAAAAACCCGTTTAAAAAGCCATTGCGATTATTTCTTGCAAACTTTAGCAAGCAAAGAAGCAAACGGAAAAAAAATGGGATTCATTTCTCAGGAAATTGGACGTGAAATTAATACTATGGGTGCAAAAGCAAATGATGCCCGGATGCAACAGTTTGTTGTAGGTATGAAAGAAGAATTAGAAAAGATAAAAGAACAGTTACTGAATGTGTTGTAG